The following proteins come from a genomic window of Primulina eburnea isolate SZY01 unplaced genomic scaffold, ASM2296580v1 ctg536_ERROPOS2741112+, whole genome shotgun sequence:
- the LOC140821355 gene encoding small ribosomal subunit protein eS27y encodes MVLSNDIDLLNPPAELEKRKHKLKRLVQSPNSFFMDVKCQGCFNITTVFSHSQTVVVCGNCQTVLCQPTGGRARLTEGCSFRRKGD; translated from the exons ATG GTTCTTTCAAACGACATCGATTTGCTGAATCCTCCGGCGGAACTTGAAAAGAGGAAGCATAAGCTGAAGCGTCTCGTCCAGTCGCCAAATTCATTCTTCATG GATGTGAAGTGTCAGGGTTGCTTTAATAT AACCACTGTGTTTAGCCATTCACAAACTGTTGTCGTGTGCGGTAACTGCCAGACGGTGTTGTGTCAACCCACCGGAGGGCGTGCTAGGCTCACCGAGGGCTGTTCCTTCCGGAGAAAGGGTGATTGA